The Tripterygium wilfordii isolate XIE 37 chromosome 4, ASM1340144v1, whole genome shotgun sequence genome has a window encoding:
- the LOC119997907 gene encoding ricin B-like lectin EULS3 — protein MDDVKVICLKDPNYNLSIKDGRAVFARASSNECQHWCKHEEYAKGKVDKYGRKAFALVNNGTGQALKHYADGKHVELVDFDPSDLDESLLWTDGSSWGKGYSPIWMINNVNMNLQAKDGVVHSGSTVQIANWNGGGPNQLWKIVPY, from the exons ATGGATGATGTTAAGGTGATCTGCTTGAAAGACCCCAACTACAATTTATCCATCAAAGATGGCAGGGCGGTTTTTGCTCGCGCTTCTTCAAATGAATGTCAG CACTGGTGCAAGCATGAGGAATATGCCAAGGGAAAGGTGGACAAATATGGCCGCAAAGCATTTGCTCTTGTTAATAATGGTACTGGTCAGGCCCTGAAACATTATGCAGACGGTAAACAT GTGGAGCTGGTGGACTTCGATCCCAGTGATTTGGACGAGTCTCTACTTTGGACGGATGGATCTTCGTGGGGCAAAGGTTATAGTCCTATCTGGATGATTAACAATGTTAATATGAATTTGCAAGCTAAAGATGGGGTTGTCCATAGTGGCTCTACAGTTCAGATAGCGAATTGGAATGGTGGTGGACCTAACCAGCTCTGGAAAATTGTCCCCTATT GA